A single Vanacampus margaritifer isolate UIUO_Vmar chromosome 7, RoL_Vmar_1.0, whole genome shotgun sequence DNA region contains:
- the ufl1 gene encoding E3 UFM1-protein ligase 1 isoform X1 encodes MCGCAYDSGIQVDVVPDLIICRVDFGVVGARLFSLHHKDQKRDRQVNRSKYLTTSTVIMASEWEEIRRLAADFQRAQFADTAQRLSERDCIEIIARLIQDKKVDVVHTIDGKEYVTPAQITREIRDELYRHGGRVNILELQQIINVNWVDVESRAIDIAKNDKSVQLVLGQLIDDTYLNHLAEEVNDRLQEAGLISISDLCKSYDLPGDFLNEELAKRLGKVIQGELDQYSRGVIFTPAFVARHKAKIRGMFSAITRPTPVTGMIGAFGLQEHLLYSVLEELANARRLRGTVVGGRQDKAVYIPDIYSKTQNTWVDSSLQQNGYLEFDSLIRLGIPEPVSHIKKRFKGRDLLFLSAACVSQALVDQVEASVEEAVSSASWADMEAVLPSCLSKEDMGMLINQAMRNTNMQSSARLMGGTIVVSEKWIGECLGLFDDPIQQKAQKEFKSNPVLLITEEDAKQASAFAENAGLSKKDKRDGERKKKATEGSGSVKGGGGGNAREIRIRKTKKKGRKDEDEDEPRPRSKKEDAPFMTQEEIEAVLEERLSDCPQEILSELAEYFVRPLSKAYQEALRGLLASSTCPLSANKKSVKDLQEELTNLYNNIRLFEKGTKFFSDETQVVIAKHVLKTVGTDGANILVNFLAADLMMSVENPGSITAELRMKILTKVSDDTKAPLMKLHNSLNGKTIEEFLENFETSAEACGFMLKKADKKKERQAFLLHRQTLSEQLQDTEDPALVLHLACVLLFQDSTHCILHAPGRCVPHVIGTLTGRIPAEKQQLLSSYQSLVVKQLTGRSQGRKRGDETAEEQDEETASVLTQFQVLTPQVKELVLSQRKTSTSEANT; translated from the exons ATGTGTGGTTGTGCATATGATTCAGGTATACAAGTAGACGTTGTACCGGATTTAATAATTTGTCGAGTGGATTTTGGGGTGGTGGGCGCTCGTCTTTTTTCACTCCACCACAAGGACCAGAAACGTGACAGACAGG TGAACCGAAGCAAATATCTCACTACATCAACCGTAATCATGGCAAGTGAGTGGGAAGAAATTCGTCGTCTTGCAGCCGATTTCCAGAGAGCACAGTTCGCCGATACTGCGCAAAGGCTATCAGAAAGGGATTGCATAGAAATTATCGCAAGACTCATTCAAGACAAGAAAGTGGACGTGGTGCACACAATCGACGGAAAGGAGTACGTCACCCCAGCTCAGATCACCAGAGAAATCCGAGATGAACTTTACCGTCATGGCGGGCGGGTAAACATTCTGGAGCTCCAGCAGATCATCAACGTCAATTGGGTCGACGTTGAAAGTAGAGCAATTGATATTGCCAAGAATGACAAAAGTGTCCAGCTGGTGCTCGGGCAACTTATTGATGACACCTACCTGAACCATTTGGCTGAGGAAGTCAATGACAGACTACAGGAAGCTGGTTTGATCAGCATTTCAGATCTTTGTAAAAGCTACGATCTACCAGGAGATTTCCTCAATGAGGAGCTAGCCAAGCGACTCGGGAAGGTGATCCAAGGAGAACTGGATCAGTACAGCCGAGGAGTCATTTTTACTCCCGCCTTCGTCGCCCGCCACAAGGCCAAGATAAGAGGGATGTTCAGCGCAATCACTCGGCCGACGCCTGTCACCGGAATGATTGGCGCTTTTGGACTTCAGGAGCATCTCTTGTATTCTGTTCTGGAGGAGCTGGCGAATGCCAGACGACTTCGAGGAACCGTTGTTGGAGGGCGACAAGACAAAGCCGTATACATCCCTGATATATACTCCAAAACGCAGAACACTTGGGTGGATTCTTCCCTCCAGCAGAACGGATATTTGGAATTTGATTCGTTGATCCGGCTGGGGATCCCCGAGCCGGTTAGCCACATTAAGAAGCGCTTCAAGGGCCGCGACCTTCTTTTCCTGAGCGCGGCTTGCGTGAGCCAGGCTTTGGTGGACCAAGTGGAGGCCTCCGTAGAGGAAGCCGTCAGCTCCGCCTCCTGGGCCGACATGGAAGCAGTTTTGCCAAGCTGCCTGTCCAAGGAGGACATGGGGATGCTGATCAACCAGGCCATGAGGAATACCAACATGCAATCGTCCGCCAGGCTCATGGGAGGCACAATCGTTGTCAGTGAGAAATGGATCGGCGAGTGCCTCGGTCTTTTTGATGATCCCATCCAGCAGAAAGCTCAGAAGGAGTTCAAGAGCAATCCCGTCTTGCTGATAACCGAAGAGGACGCGAAGCAAGCGTCGGCGTTTGCGGAAAATGCCGGACTGTCAAAAAAGGACAAGCGGGACGGAGAGCGCAAGAAAAAAGCCACAGAGGGCAGCGGGAGTGTGAAAGGAGGCGGCGGGGGTAACGCCCGGGAGATCCGAATTCGTAAAACCAAGAAGAAAGGCAGGAAAGACGAAGACGAGGACGAACCCAGACCTCGTTCCAAAAAAGAGGACGCCCCCTTCATGACGCAGGAAGAAATAGAAGCTGTACTGGAGGAGCGACTGAGCGACTGCCCGCAAGAAATCCTCTCGGAGCTGGCCGAGTATTTTGTGCGGCCTTTGAGCAAAGCCTACCAGGAAGCGCTGCGCGGTTTGCTGGCGTCCTCCACCTGCCCGCTCTCGGCCAACAAAAAGTCCGTCAAGGATCTCCAGGAGGAGCTCACCAACTTGTACAACAACATCAGGCTGTTTGAAAAAGGCACCAAATTTTTCTCCGACGAAACCCAGGTGGTCATCGCCAAGCACGTCTTAAAAACCGTCGGCACCGACGGCGCCAACATCCTGGTCAACTTCCTCGCCGCCGACCTGATGATGTCCGTGGAGAACCCCGGCTCCATCACCGCCGAGCTGCGCATGAAGATTTTGACCAAAGTGTCGGATGACACCAAAGCGCCGCTGATGAAACTCCACAACTCCTTGAACGGTAAAACCATCGAAGAGTTTCTGGAGAACTTTGAGACGTCGGCGGAGGCGTGCGGCTTCATGCTGAAGAAGGCCGACAAGAAAAAAGAGCGGCAGGCTTTCCTGCTGCACCGCCAGACTCTGAGCGAGCAGCTGCAAGACACCGAGGACCCCGCCCTGGTCCTCCACCTGGCCTGCGTGCTGCTGTTCCAGGACAGCACGCACTGCATCCTGCACGCTCCGGGACGCTGCGTGCCGCACGTCATCGGCACCCTCACGGGCCGCATACCCGCCGAGAAGCAGCAGCTGCTCAGCAGCTATCAGAGCCTGGTGGTGAAGCAGCTGACGGGCCGGAGTCAAGGACGGAAGCGGGGAGACGAGACGGCCGAGGAGCAGGATGAGGAGACGGCGAGCGTCCTGACGCAGTTTCAAGTTTTGACGCCACAGGTGAAGGAGCTGGT
- the ufl1 gene encoding E3 UFM1-protein ligase 1 isoform X2, with protein MCGCAYDSVNRSKYLTTSTVIMASEWEEIRRLAADFQRAQFADTAQRLSERDCIEIIARLIQDKKVDVVHTIDGKEYVTPAQITREIRDELYRHGGRVNILELQQIINVNWVDVESRAIDIAKNDKSVQLVLGQLIDDTYLNHLAEEVNDRLQEAGLISISDLCKSYDLPGDFLNEELAKRLGKVIQGELDQYSRGVIFTPAFVARHKAKIRGMFSAITRPTPVTGMIGAFGLQEHLLYSVLEELANARRLRGTVVGGRQDKAVYIPDIYSKTQNTWVDSSLQQNGYLEFDSLIRLGIPEPVSHIKKRFKGRDLLFLSAACVSQALVDQVEASVEEAVSSASWADMEAVLPSCLSKEDMGMLINQAMRNTNMQSSARLMGGTIVVSEKWIGECLGLFDDPIQQKAQKEFKSNPVLLITEEDAKQASAFAENAGLSKKDKRDGERKKKATEGSGSVKGGGGGNAREIRIRKTKKKGRKDEDEDEPRPRSKKEDAPFMTQEEIEAVLEERLSDCPQEILSELAEYFVRPLSKAYQEALRGLLASSTCPLSANKKSVKDLQEELTNLYNNIRLFEKGTKFFSDETQVVIAKHVLKTVGTDGANILVNFLAADLMMSVENPGSITAELRMKILTKVSDDTKAPLMKLHNSLNGKTIEEFLENFETSAEACGFMLKKADKKKERQAFLLHRQTLSEQLQDTEDPALVLHLACVLLFQDSTHCILHAPGRCVPHVIGTLTGRIPAEKQQLLSSYQSLVVKQLTGRSQGRKRGDETAEEQDEETASVLTQFQVLTPQVKELVLSQRKTSTSEANT; from the exons ATGTGTGGTTGTGCATATGATTCAG TGAACCGAAGCAAATATCTCACTACATCAACCGTAATCATGGCAAGTGAGTGGGAAGAAATTCGTCGTCTTGCAGCCGATTTCCAGAGAGCACAGTTCGCCGATACTGCGCAAAGGCTATCAGAAAGGGATTGCATAGAAATTATCGCAAGACTCATTCAAGACAAGAAAGTGGACGTGGTGCACACAATCGACGGAAAGGAGTACGTCACCCCAGCTCAGATCACCAGAGAAATCCGAGATGAACTTTACCGTCATGGCGGGCGGGTAAACATTCTGGAGCTCCAGCAGATCATCAACGTCAATTGGGTCGACGTTGAAAGTAGAGCAATTGATATTGCCAAGAATGACAAAAGTGTCCAGCTGGTGCTCGGGCAACTTATTGATGACACCTACCTGAACCATTTGGCTGAGGAAGTCAATGACAGACTACAGGAAGCTGGTTTGATCAGCATTTCAGATCTTTGTAAAAGCTACGATCTACCAGGAGATTTCCTCAATGAGGAGCTAGCCAAGCGACTCGGGAAGGTGATCCAAGGAGAACTGGATCAGTACAGCCGAGGAGTCATTTTTACTCCCGCCTTCGTCGCCCGCCACAAGGCCAAGATAAGAGGGATGTTCAGCGCAATCACTCGGCCGACGCCTGTCACCGGAATGATTGGCGCTTTTGGACTTCAGGAGCATCTCTTGTATTCTGTTCTGGAGGAGCTGGCGAATGCCAGACGACTTCGAGGAACCGTTGTTGGAGGGCGACAAGACAAAGCCGTATACATCCCTGATATATACTCCAAAACGCAGAACACTTGGGTGGATTCTTCCCTCCAGCAGAACGGATATTTGGAATTTGATTCGTTGATCCGGCTGGGGATCCCCGAGCCGGTTAGCCACATTAAGAAGCGCTTCAAGGGCCGCGACCTTCTTTTCCTGAGCGCGGCTTGCGTGAGCCAGGCTTTGGTGGACCAAGTGGAGGCCTCCGTAGAGGAAGCCGTCAGCTCCGCCTCCTGGGCCGACATGGAAGCAGTTTTGCCAAGCTGCCTGTCCAAGGAGGACATGGGGATGCTGATCAACCAGGCCATGAGGAATACCAACATGCAATCGTCCGCCAGGCTCATGGGAGGCACAATCGTTGTCAGTGAGAAATGGATCGGCGAGTGCCTCGGTCTTTTTGATGATCCCATCCAGCAGAAAGCTCAGAAGGAGTTCAAGAGCAATCCCGTCTTGCTGATAACCGAAGAGGACGCGAAGCAAGCGTCGGCGTTTGCGGAAAATGCCGGACTGTCAAAAAAGGACAAGCGGGACGGAGAGCGCAAGAAAAAAGCCACAGAGGGCAGCGGGAGTGTGAAAGGAGGCGGCGGGGGTAACGCCCGGGAGATCCGAATTCGTAAAACCAAGAAGAAAGGCAGGAAAGACGAAGACGAGGACGAACCCAGACCTCGTTCCAAAAAAGAGGACGCCCCCTTCATGACGCAGGAAGAAATAGAAGCTGTACTGGAGGAGCGACTGAGCGACTGCCCGCAAGAAATCCTCTCGGAGCTGGCCGAGTATTTTGTGCGGCCTTTGAGCAAAGCCTACCAGGAAGCGCTGCGCGGTTTGCTGGCGTCCTCCACCTGCCCGCTCTCGGCCAACAAAAAGTCCGTCAAGGATCTCCAGGAGGAGCTCACCAACTTGTACAACAACATCAGGCTGTTTGAAAAAGGCACCAAATTTTTCTCCGACGAAACCCAGGTGGTCATCGCCAAGCACGTCTTAAAAACCGTCGGCACCGACGGCGCCAACATCCTGGTCAACTTCCTCGCCGCCGACCTGATGATGTCCGTGGAGAACCCCGGCTCCATCACCGCCGAGCTGCGCATGAAGATTTTGACCAAAGTGTCGGATGACACCAAAGCGCCGCTGATGAAACTCCACAACTCCTTGAACGGTAAAACCATCGAAGAGTTTCTGGAGAACTTTGAGACGTCGGCGGAGGCGTGCGGCTTCATGCTGAAGAAGGCCGACAAGAAAAAAGAGCGGCAGGCTTTCCTGCTGCACCGCCAGACTCTGAGCGAGCAGCTGCAAGACACCGAGGACCCCGCCCTGGTCCTCCACCTGGCCTGCGTGCTGCTGTTCCAGGACAGCACGCACTGCATCCTGCACGCTCCGGGACGCTGCGTGCCGCACGTCATCGGCACCCTCACGGGCCGCATACCCGCCGAGAAGCAGCAGCTGCTCAGCAGCTATCAGAGCCTGGTGGTGAAGCAGCTGACGGGCCGGAGTCAAGGACGGAAGCGGGGAGACGAGACGGCCGAGGAGCAGGATGAGGAGACGGCGAGCGTCCTGACGCAGTTTCAAGTTTTGACGCCACAGGTGAAGGAGCTGGT